A window from Humidesulfovibrio mexicanus encodes these proteins:
- a CDS encoding GNAT family N-acetyltransferase produces MRIRPETPADAAAIRDINIRAFADHPVSRQTEQFIVEGLRRAGALSVSLVAEEDGRAVGHIAFSPARIAGRDQGWHLLGPLAVLPEWQRRGVGSTLTAAGLDALRALGSRGCVLVGPPEYYTRRGFRQASRLVYPGVPPEVVLCLPLSGPEPEGEVAHHPAFDLTAEGPLDEPGRHGF; encoded by the coding sequence ATGCGCATACGGCCGGAAACCCCCGCTGACGCCGCGGCCATCCGCGACATCAACATCCGCGCCTTCGCCGATCATCCGGTGAGCAGGCAGACCGAACAGTTCATCGTGGAGGGCCTGCGCCGCGCCGGAGCGCTCAGCGTCTCCCTGGTGGCGGAGGAAGACGGCCGGGCCGTGGGGCACATCGCCTTTTCCCCGGCGCGCATCGCCGGGCGCGACCAGGGCTGGCACCTGCTGGGCCCGCTGGCCGTGCTGCCGGAATGGCAGCGCCGGGGCGTGGGCTCGACCCTCACGGCCGCGGGACTGGACGCCTTGCGCGCCCTGGGCTCGCGGGGCTGCGTGCTGGTGGGCCCGCCGGAGTACTACACGCGCCGGGGCTTCCGCCAGGCCAGCCGACTCGTGTATCCCGGCGTGCCGCCGGAGGTGGTGCTCTGCCTGCCGCTCTCCGGGCCGGAGCCGGAAGGCGAGGTGGCCCACCACCCGGCCTTCGACCTGACCGCAGAGGGACCACTTGACGAACCCGGCCGCCATGGCTTCTAG
- a CDS encoding DNA integrity scanning protein DisA nucleotide-binding domain protein, protein MSLDRHHLLCLHTVYEGLRLGLCEFSGPSRAALVYADTPDEPLRVVDPQNLLRGHEPRLREYFLDSDEWRAGLPRPELVRFFDQYHARRLGLAGLVSLGGRSHTVAYQMWFTERHPDLCSPGPTRRWLELALRQFNTSLCSHEVVSLDATANMLQEMAPLAVRDYIVDERARAIGPDTRLHVFNILAAIIQISKTPEEGAWARGRLAFVEPSRLPKVHFLAKLPKSERPRLDHGKHVRKMLQSVERSRRLLVSDGESIIGMAQGGAGESGLSELPPGSLCAMFNGRHGLLSLDGGPVCSFSDGAFHSTNRRPNLVMLEEALLEWPLDDAQRGALFASVARLVTDAGEQKYGCALIIDPYTPLLSLSGHALETPMPLAGEERLALAAGLARVDGALHLSAARNQLCAFACLMDGPSFPGEDRSRGARYNSALRFTHSHPELIVVVVSSDRPVSVVQKGVDLSKPPVWPTIPSQLRPPPTLEEWLG, encoded by the coding sequence ATGAGCCTGGACCGCCACCACCTGCTCTGCCTGCACACGGTCTACGAGGGGCTGCGCCTGGGCCTGTGCGAGTTCTCCGGCCCTTCGCGCGCGGCGCTGGTGTACGCCGACACCCCCGACGAGCCCCTGCGCGTGGTGGACCCGCAAAACCTGCTGCGCGGGCACGAACCCCGCCTGCGGGAATACTTCCTGGACTCGGACGAATGGCGTGCGGGGCTGCCGCGGCCGGAGCTGGTGCGCTTCTTCGACCAGTACCACGCCCGGCGCCTTGGGCTGGCAGGGTTGGTGAGCCTGGGCGGCCGGTCGCACACCGTGGCCTACCAAATGTGGTTCACCGAACGGCACCCGGACCTGTGCTCGCCCGGCCCCACGCGCCGCTGGCTGGAACTGGCCCTGCGCCAGTTCAACACCAGCCTGTGCAGCCATGAAGTGGTCTCCCTGGACGCCACGGCCAACATGCTTCAGGAAATGGCGCCGCTGGCCGTGCGCGATTACATTGTGGACGAGCGAGCCCGGGCCATCGGGCCGGACACGCGGCTGCACGTGTTCAACATCCTCGCGGCCATCATCCAGATATCCAAGACCCCGGAGGAAGGCGCCTGGGCGCGGGGCCGACTGGCCTTTGTGGAGCCCTCGCGACTGCCCAAGGTGCATTTCTTGGCCAAGCTGCCCAAGTCCGAACGCCCCCGCCTGGACCACGGCAAGCACGTGCGCAAGATGCTGCAAAGCGTGGAACGCTCCCGCCGCCTGCTGGTGAGCGACGGGGAAAGCATCATCGGCATGGCCCAGGGCGGCGCGGGAGAATCCGGCCTTTCGGAGCTGCCCCCGGGCAGCCTGTGCGCCATGTTCAACGGCCGCCACGGCCTGCTTTCCCTGGACGGCGGCCCGGTATGCAGCTTCTCCGACGGCGCGTTCCACTCCACCAACCGCCGCCCCAACCTGGTGATGCTGGAGGAAGCGCTCCTGGAATGGCCGCTGGACGATGCCCAGCGCGGCGCGCTGTTCGCCTCGGTGGCGCGGCTGGTGACCGATGCCGGGGAACAGAAATACGGCTGCGCGCTCATCATCGACCCCTACACCCCGCTGCTGTCGCTCTCCGGGCACGCGCTGGAGACGCCCATGCCCCTGGCCGGGGAGGAACGCCTTGCGCTCGCGGCCGGGCTGGCCAGGGTGGACGGGGCCCTGCACCTCTCTGCCGCGCGCAACCAGCTCTGCGCCTTCGCCTGCCTCATGGACGGACCCAGCTTCCCCGGCGAGGACCGCTCGCGCGGAGCGCGCTACAACTCGGCCCTGCGCTTCACCCACTCCCACCCGGAGCTCATCGTGGTGGTGGTTTCCAGCGACAGGCCGGTTTCCGTGGTGCAAAAGGGCGTGGACCTCTCCAAGCCGCCGGTGTGGCCCACGATTCCAAGCCAGCTGCGCCCGCCGCCCACCCTGGAGGAATGGCTCGGCTAA